From a region of the Alnus glutinosa chromosome 1, dhAlnGlut1.1, whole genome shotgun sequence genome:
- the LOC133858887 gene encoding condensin-2 complex subunit H2 isoform X2, with amino-acid sequence MSNAREEPSAFHTVHPERDLESNWEVDVAKKLEEYLLKICSGEIPDDGHIPVNFAEAALLLQGSVQVYSRKVEYLYSLVLRALEFLSQKSRQQDQLEGTSIQCEESDSREVADDENDLFWGLDDVPVEAKNCLDSPTSKDAPLNHLVKPPANLVVLEGDCLDTTADGGELESYLLATSNLYQDFILLDPCDAVAVHEFLKGDKAGKGQNGTHKRSSARKSFQSPSRRSGGSARRSSLGKRQDANHNQSPLADCSLNFNNNNAGADPPACDNFDDNNCGFDMDDRYSEPRDLDDDDDDNNPWKPLNPHEPGNLKVKPFRKVRASKRNGANSTTRVSITRLFPTATLHGTISPELSKIWEMRRHTFERPGESQSPPLYEKLRQSLIDGGHKTFNNAFRNPEDDNEEYTYDNGIPDFGEPDFDLPESTYMDEDVPLHNDKHDNVAAHFDTNEAFGHEDPNCHTSLEDLCRSHLDALLASIAETEKHTELASRVLTWKQKIEHNLEEQESHPPFDIHVYGERILDKLSLEAHNGNNVSFADVVKGQEKYDVARSFSALLQLVNNGDVDLDRSGLDGKSICYTAVNPFHVRLLHHDKNHEETKLGVSKKRVASPTGKECTKSDRDKSGKEKSPIVRSSREHRSRNMLPQPNCKFPVKLGTIGGVRCTPEGKRRRRSRFIEPVDLHSTG; translated from the exons ATGAGTAACGCTCGAGAAGAACCAAGCGCGTTCCACACGGTGCATCCGGAGCGCGACCTAGAGTCCAATTGGGAAGTGGACGTCGCCAAGAAACTAGAAGAATACCTCTTGAAGATTTGCTCCGGCGAGATCCCCGACGACGGTCACATCCCTGTCAACTTTGCCGAAG CTGCTTTGCTGCTTCAGGGTTCGGTTCAGGTGTATAGTAGGAAGGTTGAGTATCTGTACTCGTTGGTTTTGCGTGCTTTGGAGTTCCTATCTCAGAAGAG CAGGCAGCAGGATCAGTTAGAGGGCACATCAATCCAGTGTGAAGAAAGTGATTCCCGTGAAGTTGCTGATGATGAAAATGATCTGTTTTGGGGCTTAGATGATGTCCCAG TGGAAGCAAAGAATTGCTTAGATAGTCCAACAAGCAAAGATGCTCCTTTGAATCACTTAGTGAAGCCCCCTGCAAACCTAGTTGTTCTTGAAGGTGATTGCTTAGATACTACTGCTGATGGCGGAGAATTAGAGTCATATCTG TTGGCAACCAGCAATCTTTACCAGGATTTTATTCTACTAGATCCATGTGATGCTGTAGCAGTCCATGAGTTTCTGAAGGGGGATAAAGCTGGTAAAGGCCAGAATGGTACTCATAAACGCAGCTCAGCTCGCAAGAGCTTTCAATCTCCCTCAAGACGTTCTGGGGGAAGTGCACGTAGGTCATCTCTTGGAAAGAGACAGGATGCTAACCATAATCAATCTCCTTTGGCTGATTGTAgccttaattttaataataataatgctgGGGCAGATCCTCCTGCCTGTGATAATTTTGATGACAACAACTGCGGATTTGATATGGATGATAGATATTCAGAACCTAGGGAtttggatgatgatgatgatgataacaaTCCATGGAAGCCTTTGAATCCCCATGAACCTGGGAACTTGAAAGTGAAGCCTTTTCGAAAAG TAAGAGCTTCCAAAAGGAATGGGGCTAATTCTACAACTAGGGTCTCCATAACTAGACTTTTTCCAACTGCAACATTGCATGGTACTATTAGTCCGGAGCTCTCAAAAATCTGGGAAATGCGACGTCATACTTTTGAAAGACCAGGGGAGTCCCAGTCTCCTCCATTATATGAAAAG TTGCGACAATCACTTATTGATGGAGGACACAAAACTTTCAATAACGCCTTTCGTAATCCTGAGGATGACAATGAGGAATACACATATGATAATGGGATTCCTGATTTTGGGGAACCTGATTTCGACTTGCCAGAGAGTACGTATATGGATGAAGATGTACCTCTCCACAATGATAAG CATGATAATGTTGCTGCTCACTTTGATACCAATGAAGCTTTTGGACATGAAGATCCAAATTGTCACACAAGCCTGGAAGATCTTTGTCGCTCTCACCTA GACGCTCTCCTTGCTAGCATAGCCGAAACCGAGAAGCATACTGAATTGGCTTCCCGGGTTTTGACATGGAAACAGAAAATTGAGCACAACTTGGAGGAACAA GAATCACACCCTCCATTTGATATTCATGTCTACGGTGAAAGAATTCTAGACAAACTATCCCTTGAAGCACACAATGGGAATAACGTGTCTTTTGCTGATGTGGTAAAGGGACAAGAGAAGTACGATGTGGCTCGAAGCTTTTCTGCACTTCTTCAATTG GTGAACAATGGAGATGTTGATTTAGATAGGAGTGGACTTGATGGAAAGTCAATCTGTTACACTGCTGTGAATCCTTTCCACGTTCGTCTCCTCCACCATGACAAGAATCATGAGGAAACAAAACTTGGAGTTTCAAAAAAGAGAGTTGCATCTCCAACAGGAAAAGAATGCACCAAGAGTGACAGGGACAAGTCTGGGAAGGAGAAATCTCCCATTGTTCGTTCTTCTAGGGAACATAGATCAAGAAATATGTTACCACAACCGAATTGCAAATTTCCTGTGAAACTAGGAACGATTGGTGGTGTACGGTGCACTCCTGAAGgtaaaaggagaagaagatcgAGATTTATTGAACCGGTCGACCTACATTCCACAGGTTGA
- the LOC133880813 gene encoding RING-H2 finger protein ATL2 — translation MSSGHPPGLHQPGLSEESPSYELSGRIMLTAIVILFFVVILMVCLHLYARWYLVRARRRQIRRHRRRTNLVFYMDSANPDSAATGTAPTRGLDASVLKSIPIFVYSSKTHPDPTPECAVCLSEFEENETGRTLPKCRHSFHIECIDMWFHSHSTCPLCRTQVEPCSAPENPAEFVISVVDPAANEPGSSSGLCSDCEHEEGQVGPASSSIAARRKPIELAGVSIEVPRRNENFRDESDSPAGQSGFRSPMSRMLSFTRILSRDRRASTSPTSDIEQGNDETRQTQVDPGRLSMLK, via the coding sequence ATGAGCAGCGGTCATCCTCCTGGTCTGCATCAACCTGGCCTGTCAGAGGAAAGTCCAAGCTACGAGCTGAGCGGGAGGATAATGCTGACCGCGATAGTGATACTCTTCTTCGTGGTCATCCTCATGGTCTGCCTCCACCTCTACGCGCGCTGGTACCTCGTCCGCGCGCGCCGCCGCCAAATCCGACGCCACCGACGCCGCACCAACCTCGTCTTTTACATGGACTCTGCCAACCCCGACTCGGCCGCCACCGGCACAGCTCCCACGCGCGGCCTCGACGCGTCCGTCCTCAAGTCCATCCCGATCTTCGTCTACTCCTCCAAGACCCACCCGGACCCGACTCCGGAGTGCGCCGTTTGCCTCTCCGAATTCGAAGAGAACGAAACGGGTCGGACCCTCCCCAAGTGCCGCCACAGCTTCCACATCGAGTGCATCGACATGTGGTTCCACTCCCACTCCACTTGCCCGCTCTGCCGGACCCAGGTCGAACCCTGCTCAGCACCCGAAAATCCGGCTGAATTTGTTATCTCGGTGGTCGACCCGGCGGCAAACGAACCGGGTTCGAGTTCCGGGCTTTGCTCGGACTGTGAACACGAGGAGGGACAAGTGGGTCCGGCCTCGTCGTCGATCGCGGCCAGAAGGAAGCCCATCGAGCTCGCGGGCGTGTCCATAGAGGTCCCGAGACGGAACGAGAACTTCAGGGACGAGTCTGACTCGCCGGCAGGTCAGAGCGGGTTCAGGTCGCCGATGAGTCGCATGTTGTCATTTACTAGGATTCTCAGCAGAGACAGACGAGCGAGCACGTCGCCGACCTCGGATATTGAGCAAGGAAATGACGAGACTCGGCAAACTCAGGTAGACCCGGGGCGACTCAGTATGTTAAAGTGA
- the LOC133858887 gene encoding condensin-2 complex subunit H2 isoform X3, which produces MSNAREEPSAFHTVHPERDLESNWEVDVAKKLEEYLLKICSGEIPDDGHIPVNFAEAALLLQGSVQVYSRKVEYLYSLVLRALEFLSQKRQQDQLEGTSIQCEESDSREVADDENDLFWGLDDVPVEAKNCLDSPTSKDAPLNHLVKPPANLVVLEGDCLDTTADGGELESYLLATSNLYQDFILLDPCDAVAVHEFLKGDKAGKGQNGTHKRSSARKSFQSPSRRSGGSARRSSLGKRQDANHNQSPLADCSLNFNNNNAGADPPACDNFDDNNCGFDMDDRYSEPRDLDDDDDDNNPWKPLNPHEPGNLKVKPFRKAVRASKRNGANSTTRVSITRLFPTATLHGTISPELSKIWEMRRHTFERPGESQSPPLYEKLRQSLIDGGHKTFNNAFRNPEDDNEEYTYDNGIPDFGEPDFDLPESTYMDEDVPLHNDKHDNVAAHFDTNEAFGHEDPNCHTSLEDLCRSHLDALLASIAETEKHTELASRVLTWKQKIEHNLEEQESHPPFDIHVYGERILDKLSLEAHNGNNVSFADVVKGQEKYDVARSFSALLQLVNNGDVDLDRSGLDGKSICYTAVNPFHVRLLHHDKNHEETKLGVSKKRVASPTGKECTKSDRDKSGKEKSPIVRSSREHRSRNMLPQPNCKFPVKLGTIGGVRCTPEGKRRRRSRFIEPVDLHSTG; this is translated from the exons ATGAGTAACGCTCGAGAAGAACCAAGCGCGTTCCACACGGTGCATCCGGAGCGCGACCTAGAGTCCAATTGGGAAGTGGACGTCGCCAAGAAACTAGAAGAATACCTCTTGAAGATTTGCTCCGGCGAGATCCCCGACGACGGTCACATCCCTGTCAACTTTGCCGAAG CTGCTTTGCTGCTTCAGGGTTCGGTTCAGGTGTATAGTAGGAAGGTTGAGTATCTGTACTCGTTGGTTTTGCGTGCTTTGGAGTTCCTATCTCAGAAGAG GCAGCAGGATCAGTTAGAGGGCACATCAATCCAGTGTGAAGAAAGTGATTCCCGTGAAGTTGCTGATGATGAAAATGATCTGTTTTGGGGCTTAGATGATGTCCCAG TGGAAGCAAAGAATTGCTTAGATAGTCCAACAAGCAAAGATGCTCCTTTGAATCACTTAGTGAAGCCCCCTGCAAACCTAGTTGTTCTTGAAGGTGATTGCTTAGATACTACTGCTGATGGCGGAGAATTAGAGTCATATCTG TTGGCAACCAGCAATCTTTACCAGGATTTTATTCTACTAGATCCATGTGATGCTGTAGCAGTCCATGAGTTTCTGAAGGGGGATAAAGCTGGTAAAGGCCAGAATGGTACTCATAAACGCAGCTCAGCTCGCAAGAGCTTTCAATCTCCCTCAAGACGTTCTGGGGGAAGTGCACGTAGGTCATCTCTTGGAAAGAGACAGGATGCTAACCATAATCAATCTCCTTTGGCTGATTGTAgccttaattttaataataataatgctgGGGCAGATCCTCCTGCCTGTGATAATTTTGATGACAACAACTGCGGATTTGATATGGATGATAGATATTCAGAACCTAGGGAtttggatgatgatgatgatgataacaaTCCATGGAAGCCTTTGAATCCCCATGAACCTGGGAACTTGAAAGTGAAGCCTTTTCGAAAAG CAGTAAGAGCTTCCAAAAGGAATGGGGCTAATTCTACAACTAGGGTCTCCATAACTAGACTTTTTCCAACTGCAACATTGCATGGTACTATTAGTCCGGAGCTCTCAAAAATCTGGGAAATGCGACGTCATACTTTTGAAAGACCAGGGGAGTCCCAGTCTCCTCCATTATATGAAAAG TTGCGACAATCACTTATTGATGGAGGACACAAAACTTTCAATAACGCCTTTCGTAATCCTGAGGATGACAATGAGGAATACACATATGATAATGGGATTCCTGATTTTGGGGAACCTGATTTCGACTTGCCAGAGAGTACGTATATGGATGAAGATGTACCTCTCCACAATGATAAG CATGATAATGTTGCTGCTCACTTTGATACCAATGAAGCTTTTGGACATGAAGATCCAAATTGTCACACAAGCCTGGAAGATCTTTGTCGCTCTCACCTA GACGCTCTCCTTGCTAGCATAGCCGAAACCGAGAAGCATACTGAATTGGCTTCCCGGGTTTTGACATGGAAACAGAAAATTGAGCACAACTTGGAGGAACAA GAATCACACCCTCCATTTGATATTCATGTCTACGGTGAAAGAATTCTAGACAAACTATCCCTTGAAGCACACAATGGGAATAACGTGTCTTTTGCTGATGTGGTAAAGGGACAAGAGAAGTACGATGTGGCTCGAAGCTTTTCTGCACTTCTTCAATTG GTGAACAATGGAGATGTTGATTTAGATAGGAGTGGACTTGATGGAAAGTCAATCTGTTACACTGCTGTGAATCCTTTCCACGTTCGTCTCCTCCACCATGACAAGAATCATGAGGAAACAAAACTTGGAGTTTCAAAAAAGAGAGTTGCATCTCCAACAGGAAAAGAATGCACCAAGAGTGACAGGGACAAGTCTGGGAAGGAGAAATCTCCCATTGTTCGTTCTTCTAGGGAACATAGATCAAGAAATATGTTACCACAACCGAATTGCAAATTTCCTGTGAAACTAGGAACGATTGGTGGTGTACGGTGCACTCCTGAAGgtaaaaggagaagaagatcgAGATTTATTGAACCGGTCGACCTACATTCCACAGGTTGA
- the LOC133858887 gene encoding condensin-2 complex subunit H2 isoform X1 — translation MSNAREEPSAFHTVHPERDLESNWEVDVAKKLEEYLLKICSGEIPDDGHIPVNFAEAALLLQGSVQVYSRKVEYLYSLVLRALEFLSQKSRQQDQLEGTSIQCEESDSREVADDENDLFWGLDDVPVEAKNCLDSPTSKDAPLNHLVKPPANLVVLEGDCLDTTADGGELESYLLATSNLYQDFILLDPCDAVAVHEFLKGDKAGKGQNGTHKRSSARKSFQSPSRRSGGSARRSSLGKRQDANHNQSPLADCSLNFNNNNAGADPPACDNFDDNNCGFDMDDRYSEPRDLDDDDDDNNPWKPLNPHEPGNLKVKPFRKAVRASKRNGANSTTRVSITRLFPTATLHGTISPELSKIWEMRRHTFERPGESQSPPLYEKLRQSLIDGGHKTFNNAFRNPEDDNEEYTYDNGIPDFGEPDFDLPESTYMDEDVPLHNDKHDNVAAHFDTNEAFGHEDPNCHTSLEDLCRSHLDALLASIAETEKHTELASRVLTWKQKIEHNLEEQESHPPFDIHVYGERILDKLSLEAHNGNNVSFADVVKGQEKYDVARSFSALLQLVNNGDVDLDRSGLDGKSICYTAVNPFHVRLLHHDKNHEETKLGVSKKRVASPTGKECTKSDRDKSGKEKSPIVRSSREHRSRNMLPQPNCKFPVKLGTIGGVRCTPEGKRRRRSRFIEPVDLHSTG, via the exons ATGAGTAACGCTCGAGAAGAACCAAGCGCGTTCCACACGGTGCATCCGGAGCGCGACCTAGAGTCCAATTGGGAAGTGGACGTCGCCAAGAAACTAGAAGAATACCTCTTGAAGATTTGCTCCGGCGAGATCCCCGACGACGGTCACATCCCTGTCAACTTTGCCGAAG CTGCTTTGCTGCTTCAGGGTTCGGTTCAGGTGTATAGTAGGAAGGTTGAGTATCTGTACTCGTTGGTTTTGCGTGCTTTGGAGTTCCTATCTCAGAAGAG CAGGCAGCAGGATCAGTTAGAGGGCACATCAATCCAGTGTGAAGAAAGTGATTCCCGTGAAGTTGCTGATGATGAAAATGATCTGTTTTGGGGCTTAGATGATGTCCCAG TGGAAGCAAAGAATTGCTTAGATAGTCCAACAAGCAAAGATGCTCCTTTGAATCACTTAGTGAAGCCCCCTGCAAACCTAGTTGTTCTTGAAGGTGATTGCTTAGATACTACTGCTGATGGCGGAGAATTAGAGTCATATCTG TTGGCAACCAGCAATCTTTACCAGGATTTTATTCTACTAGATCCATGTGATGCTGTAGCAGTCCATGAGTTTCTGAAGGGGGATAAAGCTGGTAAAGGCCAGAATGGTACTCATAAACGCAGCTCAGCTCGCAAGAGCTTTCAATCTCCCTCAAGACGTTCTGGGGGAAGTGCACGTAGGTCATCTCTTGGAAAGAGACAGGATGCTAACCATAATCAATCTCCTTTGGCTGATTGTAgccttaattttaataataataatgctgGGGCAGATCCTCCTGCCTGTGATAATTTTGATGACAACAACTGCGGATTTGATATGGATGATAGATATTCAGAACCTAGGGAtttggatgatgatgatgatgataacaaTCCATGGAAGCCTTTGAATCCCCATGAACCTGGGAACTTGAAAGTGAAGCCTTTTCGAAAAG CAGTAAGAGCTTCCAAAAGGAATGGGGCTAATTCTACAACTAGGGTCTCCATAACTAGACTTTTTCCAACTGCAACATTGCATGGTACTATTAGTCCGGAGCTCTCAAAAATCTGGGAAATGCGACGTCATACTTTTGAAAGACCAGGGGAGTCCCAGTCTCCTCCATTATATGAAAAG TTGCGACAATCACTTATTGATGGAGGACACAAAACTTTCAATAACGCCTTTCGTAATCCTGAGGATGACAATGAGGAATACACATATGATAATGGGATTCCTGATTTTGGGGAACCTGATTTCGACTTGCCAGAGAGTACGTATATGGATGAAGATGTACCTCTCCACAATGATAAG CATGATAATGTTGCTGCTCACTTTGATACCAATGAAGCTTTTGGACATGAAGATCCAAATTGTCACACAAGCCTGGAAGATCTTTGTCGCTCTCACCTA GACGCTCTCCTTGCTAGCATAGCCGAAACCGAGAAGCATACTGAATTGGCTTCCCGGGTTTTGACATGGAAACAGAAAATTGAGCACAACTTGGAGGAACAA GAATCACACCCTCCATTTGATATTCATGTCTACGGTGAAAGAATTCTAGACAAACTATCCCTTGAAGCACACAATGGGAATAACGTGTCTTTTGCTGATGTGGTAAAGGGACAAGAGAAGTACGATGTGGCTCGAAGCTTTTCTGCACTTCTTCAATTG GTGAACAATGGAGATGTTGATTTAGATAGGAGTGGACTTGATGGAAAGTCAATCTGTTACACTGCTGTGAATCCTTTCCACGTTCGTCTCCTCCACCATGACAAGAATCATGAGGAAACAAAACTTGGAGTTTCAAAAAAGAGAGTTGCATCTCCAACAGGAAAAGAATGCACCAAGAGTGACAGGGACAAGTCTGGGAAGGAGAAATCTCCCATTGTTCGTTCTTCTAGGGAACATAGATCAAGAAATATGTTACCACAACCGAATTGCAAATTTCCTGTGAAACTAGGAACGATTGGTGGTGTACGGTGCACTCCTGAAGgtaaaaggagaagaagatcgAGATTTATTGAACCGGTCGACCTACATTCCACAGGTTGA
- the LOC133880797 gene encoding uncharacterized protein LOC133880797: MSNKSPIFPMPEPQHFSDYGFDPQIDYFQVLEEARKQKREGTRSIDSIHFKLQKPISKDESKKTHKGKKKKRWWRSALLFFKWKWVPHHGHGSDVHEDVHLARARAFRASVSGPVYFTESRSGSTTPYRSTSRPSSGPLAGTLNPLSKDEVDMPYLSLRELNTEQQRQQQRISTSAMPLYLVT; the protein is encoded by the exons ATGTCGAACAAGTCCCCAATTTTTCCGATGCCAGAGCCCCAGCATTTCAGCGACTATGGGTTTGACCCTCAGATTGACTATTTTCAg GTGTTAGAAGAGGCGAGGAAGCAGAAGCGCGAGGGAACAAGGTCCATAGACTCCATCCACTTCAAGCTCCAAAAACCCATTTCAAAAGACGAGTCTAAGAAAACCCACAAGGGCAAGAAGAAGAAGCGGTGGTGGAGAAGCGCCCTCCTTTTCTTCAAATGGAAGTGGGTTCCCCACCATGGTCATGGCAGTGACGTTCACGAGGACGTTCATCTCGCCAGGGCTCGAGCCTTCAGGGCCTCCGTATCAGGGCCCGTGTACTTCACCGAGAGCAGAAGTGGGTCTACCACGCCCTACCGTTCTACTAGCCGGCCTTCCTCGGGTCCTCTCGCCGGAACATTGAATCCGCTCAGCAAGGATGAGGTGGACATGCCTTATTTGAGCCTCAGAGAGCTTAACACAGAGCAGCAGCGGCAGCAGCAGAGGATCTCTACCTCCGCCATGCCCCTATATTTGGTCACTTGA
- the LOC133858887 gene encoding condensin-2 complex subunit H2 isoform X4: MSNAREEPSAFHTVHPERDLESNWEVDVAKKLEEYLLKICSGEIPDDGHIPVNFAEAALLLQGSVQVYSRKVEYLYSLVLRALEFLSQKRQQDQLEGTSIQCEESDSREVADDENDLFWGLDDVPVEAKNCLDSPTSKDAPLNHLVKPPANLVVLEGDCLDTTADGGELESYLLATSNLYQDFILLDPCDAVAVHEFLKGDKAGKGQNGTHKRSSARKSFQSPSRRSGGSARRSSLGKRQDANHNQSPLADCSLNFNNNNAGADPPACDNFDDNNCGFDMDDRYSEPRDLDDDDDDNNPWKPLNPHEPGNLKVKPFRKVRASKRNGANSTTRVSITRLFPTATLHGTISPELSKIWEMRRHTFERPGESQSPPLYEKLRQSLIDGGHKTFNNAFRNPEDDNEEYTYDNGIPDFGEPDFDLPESTYMDEDVPLHNDKHDNVAAHFDTNEAFGHEDPNCHTSLEDLCRSHLDALLASIAETEKHTELASRVLTWKQKIEHNLEEQESHPPFDIHVYGERILDKLSLEAHNGNNVSFADVVKGQEKYDVARSFSALLQLVNNGDVDLDRSGLDGKSICYTAVNPFHVRLLHHDKNHEETKLGVSKKRVASPTGKECTKSDRDKSGKEKSPIVRSSREHRSRNMLPQPNCKFPVKLGTIGGVRCTPEGKRRRRSRFIEPVDLHSTG; this comes from the exons ATGAGTAACGCTCGAGAAGAACCAAGCGCGTTCCACACGGTGCATCCGGAGCGCGACCTAGAGTCCAATTGGGAAGTGGACGTCGCCAAGAAACTAGAAGAATACCTCTTGAAGATTTGCTCCGGCGAGATCCCCGACGACGGTCACATCCCTGTCAACTTTGCCGAAG CTGCTTTGCTGCTTCAGGGTTCGGTTCAGGTGTATAGTAGGAAGGTTGAGTATCTGTACTCGTTGGTTTTGCGTGCTTTGGAGTTCCTATCTCAGAAGAG GCAGCAGGATCAGTTAGAGGGCACATCAATCCAGTGTGAAGAAAGTGATTCCCGTGAAGTTGCTGATGATGAAAATGATCTGTTTTGGGGCTTAGATGATGTCCCAG TGGAAGCAAAGAATTGCTTAGATAGTCCAACAAGCAAAGATGCTCCTTTGAATCACTTAGTGAAGCCCCCTGCAAACCTAGTTGTTCTTGAAGGTGATTGCTTAGATACTACTGCTGATGGCGGAGAATTAGAGTCATATCTG TTGGCAACCAGCAATCTTTACCAGGATTTTATTCTACTAGATCCATGTGATGCTGTAGCAGTCCATGAGTTTCTGAAGGGGGATAAAGCTGGTAAAGGCCAGAATGGTACTCATAAACGCAGCTCAGCTCGCAAGAGCTTTCAATCTCCCTCAAGACGTTCTGGGGGAAGTGCACGTAGGTCATCTCTTGGAAAGAGACAGGATGCTAACCATAATCAATCTCCTTTGGCTGATTGTAgccttaattttaataataataatgctgGGGCAGATCCTCCTGCCTGTGATAATTTTGATGACAACAACTGCGGATTTGATATGGATGATAGATATTCAGAACCTAGGGAtttggatgatgatgatgatgataacaaTCCATGGAAGCCTTTGAATCCCCATGAACCTGGGAACTTGAAAGTGAAGCCTTTTCGAAAAG TAAGAGCTTCCAAAAGGAATGGGGCTAATTCTACAACTAGGGTCTCCATAACTAGACTTTTTCCAACTGCAACATTGCATGGTACTATTAGTCCGGAGCTCTCAAAAATCTGGGAAATGCGACGTCATACTTTTGAAAGACCAGGGGAGTCCCAGTCTCCTCCATTATATGAAAAG TTGCGACAATCACTTATTGATGGAGGACACAAAACTTTCAATAACGCCTTTCGTAATCCTGAGGATGACAATGAGGAATACACATATGATAATGGGATTCCTGATTTTGGGGAACCTGATTTCGACTTGCCAGAGAGTACGTATATGGATGAAGATGTACCTCTCCACAATGATAAG CATGATAATGTTGCTGCTCACTTTGATACCAATGAAGCTTTTGGACATGAAGATCCAAATTGTCACACAAGCCTGGAAGATCTTTGTCGCTCTCACCTA GACGCTCTCCTTGCTAGCATAGCCGAAACCGAGAAGCATACTGAATTGGCTTCCCGGGTTTTGACATGGAAACAGAAAATTGAGCACAACTTGGAGGAACAA GAATCACACCCTCCATTTGATATTCATGTCTACGGTGAAAGAATTCTAGACAAACTATCCCTTGAAGCACACAATGGGAATAACGTGTCTTTTGCTGATGTGGTAAAGGGACAAGAGAAGTACGATGTGGCTCGAAGCTTTTCTGCACTTCTTCAATTG GTGAACAATGGAGATGTTGATTTAGATAGGAGTGGACTTGATGGAAAGTCAATCTGTTACACTGCTGTGAATCCTTTCCACGTTCGTCTCCTCCACCATGACAAGAATCATGAGGAAACAAAACTTGGAGTTTCAAAAAAGAGAGTTGCATCTCCAACAGGAAAAGAATGCACCAAGAGTGACAGGGACAAGTCTGGGAAGGAGAAATCTCCCATTGTTCGTTCTTCTAGGGAACATAGATCAAGAAATATGTTACCACAACCGAATTGCAAATTTCCTGTGAAACTAGGAACGATTGGTGGTGTACGGTGCACTCCTGAAGgtaaaaggagaagaagatcgAGATTTATTGAACCGGTCGACCTACATTCCACAGGTTGA